One window from the genome of Bacillus kexueae encodes:
- the cntE gene encoding staphylopine family metallophore export MFS transporter CntE, which yields MNGAMSWPFLRLYLLVFLYFSANAILNVIIPLQGEALGASNTTIGLIMGAYLFTTMFLRPWAGYMIQKYGPIKVLRTILIINGFALILYTFTELGGYLIARMLQGVSTAFFSMALQIGIIDALPEKDRSQGISLYSLFSYIPGIIGPLIALGIWQEGMDSFTLVMVVIAILTGLFGYSAKMDKKETSSTTEHAEPSGRMMKSFSQLFKNPFLFKSSVLMLVGSIVFGAITTFIPLYATQLKNGNAGIYLMLQAGTVVVARFTLRKKIPSDGKWHSAFMMSTILMLSVAAYFVSFSIIGGVVFFYVGAILMGIAQALLYPTLTTYLTFVLPKTNRNVLLGLFIAMADLGVSLGSVMMGPLADLSSYSFMYFVCGCLSLLMIFFAYDRRKVLEITDQRCFYKKDGY from the coding sequence TTGAACGGAGCAATGTCTTGGCCTTTTTTACGTCTATATTTGTTGGTCTTTCTTTACTTTAGTGCCAATGCTATTCTCAATGTAATCATTCCTTTACAGGGGGAGGCATTAGGAGCAAGTAATACGACCATTGGATTAATTATGGGAGCCTATTTGTTTACGACCATGTTTTTGCGTCCTTGGGCTGGGTATATGATTCAAAAATATGGACCGATAAAAGTATTACGCACGATTCTTATAATTAATGGGTTCGCCTTAATCTTATATACATTTACTGAGTTAGGCGGCTATTTAATTGCCCGTATGTTACAAGGGGTGTCGACCGCCTTTTTCTCTATGGCGTTACAGATTGGAATTATTGATGCGCTTCCAGAAAAGGATCGCTCACAAGGAATATCGTTATATTCATTATTTTCCTATATACCGGGTATTATCGGTCCTTTAATAGCGTTAGGAATTTGGCAAGAAGGGATGGACTCCTTCACTTTGGTGATGGTGGTCATTGCCATCTTAACAGGTCTGTTTGGCTATAGTGCGAAGATGGACAAGAAGGAGACCTCGTCTACTACTGAACACGCTGAACCAAGCGGAAGAATGATGAAATCGTTCAGTCAGCTGTTCAAAAATCCTTTCTTATTTAAAAGTAGTGTATTGATGCTAGTAGGATCCATAGTATTCGGTGCGATTACAACTTTCATCCCTCTGTATGCAACCCAATTAAAAAATGGGAATGCGGGGATTTATCTCATGCTACAAGCTGGAACCGTTGTGGTGGCACGCTTTACTTTACGAAAGAAGATTCCTTCAGATGGTAAATGGCATTCTGCTTTTATGATGTCGACGATTTTAATGCTTTCAGTAGCCGCTTATTTTGTCAGCTTTTCGATTATAGGCGGAGTTGTCTTTTTCTATGTTGGAGCCATTTTAATGGGAATTGCTCAAGCACTCCTTTATCCAACGTTAACAACTTATTTGACGTTTGTATTGCCAAAAACGAATCGCAACGTATTATTGGGATTATTTATTGCTATGGCCGATTTAGGAGTATCTTTAGGTAGTGTGATGATGGGACCGTTAGCTGATTTATCTTCTTACTCGTTTATGTATTTCGTTTGTGGATGCTTAAGTTTGCTCATGATATTTTTTGCGTATGATCGGAGGAAAGTGTTAGAGATAACGGATCAACGCTGCTTTTATAAGAAAGACGGCTATTGA
- the cntC gene encoding staphylopine uptake ABC transporter permease subunit CntC: MNLLRNLSKDRLATACFIVIVLTIIVGLFAPYLAPHDPYEVNMKLKYAPPSWEYLLGNDHLGRCILSRLMYGIRPSVLWVLASLFLSVLIGAIVGFIAGYFRGKVDFLIMRICDIMLSFPGYVMTLAIVGILGVGLKNILIAFILMKWAWFARVIRTSVMQYADLDFVKFSKVAGVSNVKILWRHIVPVTLSDIAVIASGSMGSMILQISGFSFLGLGIQAPHAEWGMMLNEARQVMFSRPELMLAPGLAIIIVVSSFNFLSDALQVALDPKLLNSRNRYERKKVLSRERSDKAYEYSRS; this comes from the coding sequence ATGAACTTATTGAGGAATTTAAGCAAAGATCGATTGGCCACCGCTTGTTTTATCGTCATCGTTCTTACAATAATTGTTGGACTTTTCGCTCCTTATCTCGCACCACATGACCCTTATGAAGTAAATATGAAGCTAAAATATGCTCCCCCTTCTTGGGAGTATTTATTAGGTAACGATCATTTAGGAAGATGCATTTTATCTAGATTAATGTATGGTATTCGTCCAAGTGTTTTATGGGTTCTCGCATCATTATTCCTGTCTGTATTGATTGGGGCAATTGTCGGGTTTATTGCGGGGTACTTTCGAGGAAAAGTGGATTTTCTTATCATGAGAATTTGCGATATTATGCTTTCCTTCCCTGGGTATGTGATGACATTGGCGATTGTTGGGATTTTAGGAGTCGGGTTAAAGAACATATTAATAGCGTTTATATTGATGAAATGGGCCTGGTTTGCTCGTGTAATCAGAACGTCAGTCATGCAGTATGCGGACTTGGATTTTGTTAAATTTTCTAAAGTTGCTGGAGTAAGTAATGTGAAGATCTTATGGCGGCATATTGTTCCAGTTACCCTTTCTGATATTGCCGTCATTGCAAGTGGATCAATGGGTTCTATGATTTTGCAAATTTCAGGATTTTCATTTTTAGGTCTTGGTATTCAAGCGCCACATGCTGAATGGGGGATGATGCTCAATGAGGCAAGACAAGTAATGTTCTCAAGACCTGAGCTAATGTTAGCACCAGGACTAGCCATTATTATTGTCGTATCTTCCTTTAACTTCTTATCGGATGCTTTACAAGTGGCGTTAGATCCTAAGTTATTAAATTCTAGAAATAGGTACGAAAGAAAAAAGGTGTTATCAAGGGAAAGAAGTGATAAGGCTTATGAATATTCTAGAAGTTGA
- the opp1B gene encoding nickel/cobalt ABC transporter permease codes for MGIYILKRILVSIPLLLVISFLTFVLINLSPLDPAEVVLHAQGVPKITEELMAQTKAELGLDQPFIIRYWDWLIACLQLDFGHSYVTGEPVWSLIAPAFLNTAKLTIVSSFFIILLSIFLGVVCALREGTIVDQSIRSVLFFLATMPSYWLASLMIWYFSVRLDLFPTNGMDSFRSYILPVAVITVSYVGIYFRVVRSSMLTQLNEDYVLYAKACGVPNRKITLHMLRNALQVAISVFCMAIPIILGSTVVIENVFAWPGLGSLSVRSILSRDFPIIQAYVLILAVSFVLFNTLSDIINAAMNPKLRKGL; via the coding sequence ATGGGAATTTACATATTGAAAAGGATATTGGTGTCAATTCCTTTGCTTTTAGTCATATCGTTTTTAACGTTTGTCTTAATTAACCTTTCCCCTCTAGACCCAGCTGAAGTGGTACTGCATGCGCAAGGTGTTCCGAAAATAACCGAAGAATTAATGGCTCAAACGAAAGCTGAGCTCGGGTTAGATCAACCATTCATCATTAGGTATTGGGATTGGCTCATAGCTTGTCTACAGTTGGATTTCGGTCATTCATATGTGACTGGAGAGCCGGTTTGGTCCTTAATAGCTCCTGCTTTTTTAAATACAGCAAAACTAACGATCGTTTCATCCTTTTTCATTATTTTGTTATCCATTTTTTTAGGTGTAGTTTGTGCATTACGAGAAGGAACGATTGTTGATCAATCGATTAGAAGTGTTTTATTTTTCTTAGCTACCATGCCGTCGTATTGGCTTGCGTCCCTCATGATTTGGTACTTTTCTGTTCGATTGGACTTGTTTCCAACCAATGGGATGGATTCCTTTAGAAGTTATATTCTCCCTGTTGCTGTGATTACCGTCAGTTATGTGGGCATTTATTTCAGGGTGGTAAGGAGTTCCATGTTAACGCAATTAAATGAAGATTATGTACTTTATGCTAAGGCATGTGGTGTCCCTAATCGGAAGATCACCCTACATATGCTGAGAAATGCTTTACAAGTTGCGATTTCGGTTTTTTGTATGGCAATCCCTATTATATTGGGAAGCACAGTCGTAATCGAGAATGTTTTTGCATGGCCTGGGTTAGGAAGTTTAAGCGTAAGGTCCATTCTAAGTAGAGATTTCCCCATTATTCAAGCTTACGTTTTGATATTAGCTGTCTCATTCGTGTTATTTAACACTTTGTCCGATATTATAAATGCGGCGATGAACCCGAAATTAAGGAAGGGATTGTAA
- a CDS encoding ABC transporter ATP-binding protein: MLKVDRVEKSYQKGGLFSREKQIVLKNIRFECNSGECLGIIGESGSGKSTLGRLIVGIEKPDRGSVLFEGKNIRDRNVRSGNISAVFQDYTSSINPFFTVEEAIREPLKEQKKGQKEIEYKIDHLLEQVGLNASYRKKYPHELSGGEAQRVCIARAISTEPKCILLDEAISSLDVSVQIQVLDLFKMLKKTYNMSYIFITHDIQAAAYICDRVLFLKNGQIVEMVQIEHLRDVQSDYARNLLQKIITF; the protein is encoded by the coding sequence ATGCTGAAAGTTGACCGAGTGGAAAAAAGCTATCAAAAAGGTGGATTATTTTCAAGGGAAAAGCAGATCGTCTTAAAAAATATTCGTTTTGAATGTAATAGCGGCGAATGTCTCGGCATCATTGGAGAAAGTGGAAGTGGAAAATCAACGTTAGGCCGACTAATCGTTGGAATTGAAAAGCCAGATCGCGGGTCCGTTTTATTTGAAGGGAAAAATATTCGAGATCGAAACGTACGATCAGGAAATATAAGTGCTGTATTTCAAGACTATACCTCTTCAATCAATCCATTTTTTACGGTGGAAGAAGCCATTAGGGAACCGTTGAAAGAACAGAAAAAAGGACAAAAAGAAATCGAATACAAAATCGACCATCTATTAGAACAGGTTGGATTAAACGCTTCTTATCGAAAGAAATATCCCCATGAACTTTCAGGAGGAGAAGCGCAAAGGGTGTGTATAGCACGAGCGATTTCAACTGAACCGAAATGCATTTTGTTAGATGAAGCGATTAGCTCTTTAGATGTATCGGTTCAGATTCAAGTACTAGATTTATTTAAAATGCTAAAAAAAACCTACAATATGAGCTATATTTTCATCACCCATGATATACAAGCTGCCGCTTATATTTGCGACAGAGTTCTTTTTTTAAAAAATGGACAAATCGTAGAAATGGTTCAAATTGAACATTTGCGAGATGTACAGTCTGATTATGCTAGAAACTTATTACAAAAGATTATCACGTTTTAA
- the cntA gene encoding staphylopine-dependent metal ABC transporter substrate-binding lipoprotein, producing the protein MLGKKMKIVSLICIVLSVLVACSSNSATTDSESSNKDSNQNELVIATTKDINDMNPHLYAGSMPAQGMVFESLVENTEDGIKPLLAESWDVSNDGKVYTFHLRKDVKFHDGEPFNAEAVKKNIEAVQKNAEKHSWIKLSSKLVSCNVIDEYTVELVLSEPYYPTLQELSLTRPYVFISPNDFVDEGTKDGVQGYHGTGPYVLKDHQVDEYATFEANESYWGGVPSIQNITFKVLPSGETTFLALQKGEVNFVFTDDRGVDSIDVEAMKLLEDSGKYQIVKSEAMNTKMIVANSIKLDSPIHETAVREAIWYAIDRKTISEDILNGTETVAHTLFSQNIPYADVELKQRGFQLDKAKEILDKAGWTIETGAEVRTKEGKKLAMKLYFDSNSPSQKAEAELIQSYLKEIGIELEILGEESTSIANRRSTGDYELLFNQTWGLAYDPQSTIAAFTSESSYLHSTSGIDEAEELYENIENVMISTDEEERKSLYENILTIVHDEAVFIPITNGQMTIIAPKNLNGISFKQTQYELPFEQMYFE; encoded by the coding sequence ATGCTTGGGAAAAAAATGAAGATTGTGTCTTTAATATGTATCGTCTTATCAGTGTTAGTTGCTTGTTCTTCCAATTCGGCAACCACGGACAGTGAAAGCAGTAATAAGGATTCCAATCAAAACGAACTAGTTATTGCAACGACTAAAGACATTAATGATATGAACCCACATTTGTATGCAGGTTCAATGCCAGCACAAGGGATGGTCTTTGAATCGCTAGTTGAAAATACAGAAGATGGAATTAAACCGCTGCTTGCAGAATCATGGGACGTTTCGAACGATGGAAAAGTTTACACGTTTCATTTGAGGAAAGACGTAAAATTCCACGATGGGGAGCCGTTTAACGCGGAGGCCGTGAAGAAAAATATTGAAGCGGTACAAAAAAATGCAGAAAAGCATTCTTGGATTAAATTATCGTCTAAGTTAGTTAGTTGTAATGTAATCGATGAGTATACAGTTGAGTTAGTATTATCAGAGCCTTATTATCCAACGTTGCAAGAATTATCTCTGACAAGACCTTATGTTTTTATATCGCCGAATGATTTTGTTGATGAGGGAACAAAAGATGGAGTGCAGGGCTATCATGGTACAGGTCCATATGTATTAAAAGATCATCAAGTGGATGAGTATGCTACGTTTGAAGCGAATGAAAGCTACTGGGGCGGAGTACCTTCAATTCAAAACATTACGTTTAAAGTACTTCCATCAGGAGAAACAACCTTTTTAGCATTGCAAAAAGGAGAAGTCAATTTTGTATTTACAGATGATCGAGGTGTCGACAGCATCGATGTGGAAGCTATGAAACTACTGGAGGACTCCGGAAAATATCAAATTGTTAAAAGCGAAGCGATGAATACGAAAATGATTGTAGCTAATAGCATTAAACTTGATAGTCCGATTCATGAAACGGCTGTCCGTGAAGCGATTTGGTATGCAATCGATCGAAAAACCATTAGTGAAGATATTTTAAATGGAACGGAAACCGTAGCCCATACATTATTCTCACAGAACATTCCGTATGCGGATGTTGAGTTGAAACAAAGAGGATTCCAGTTAGACAAGGCAAAAGAAATTTTAGACAAAGCTGGCTGGACTATCGAGACGGGGGCTGAAGTTCGAACAAAAGAGGGAAAAAAACTAGCAATGAAATTATATTTTGATAGTAACTCTCCTTCTCAAAAGGCGGAGGCAGAATTGATTCAAAGCTATTTGAAGGAGATTGGTATTGAACTGGAAATTCTTGGAGAAGAATCTACTTCGATTGCCAACCGAAGATCAACAGGTGATTATGAATTATTATTCAATCAAACATGGGGATTAGCTTACGACCCACAAAGTACAATTGCTGCGTTTACTTCGGAGTCCTCTTACTTGCACAGCACAAGCGGCATTGATGAAGCAGAGGAACTCTATGAAAATATCGAAAACGTAATGATTTCAACTGACGAGGAAGAAAGAAAATCATTATATGAAAATATTTTGACCATTGTTCATGATGAAGCAGTCTTTATTCCAATTACGAATGGACAAATGACGATCATTGCACCTAAAAACTTAAATGGTATTTCCTTCAAGCAAACACAATACGAGCTACCATTTGAGCAAATGTATTTTGAATAA
- the cntD gene encoding staphylopine uptake ABC transporter ATP-binding protein CntD produces MNILEVENLQVMDKNTGKIIIHNSSFHLKKGACLAIVGESGSGKSVTCRSIMRLHKPWIQQSGNIYFKGENLNQLSEKEMRKKRGKNLCMIMQNGMSAFDPSCVIGVQLNEILVEHFRWSKYEIEERIKKALESVMLKNPLEVMNKFPHQLSGGMLQRIMIALALLLEPDVMIADEPTTALDTVSQYEVVEQLIHIRERMECSMIFVSHDLGVVKKIADDVLVMKDGRIVERGDIQRVFSEVTHEYTRYLVSTRHAVSSHFKKIMGRV; encoded by the coding sequence ATGAATATTCTAGAAGTTGAAAATTTGCAAGTAATGGATAAAAACACGGGGAAAATCATTATCCATAACAGTTCATTTCATCTTAAGAAAGGTGCTTGCCTTGCCATTGTAGGGGAAAGTGGAAGTGGTAAATCTGTCACTTGTCGGTCCATTATGAGACTACATAAACCTTGGATTCAACAGTCAGGGAACATCTATTTTAAGGGAGAAAATTTAAATCAACTATCTGAAAAAGAAATGAGAAAAAAAAGAGGAAAAAACCTTTGTATGATTATGCAAAATGGCATGAGCGCTTTCGATCCATCTTGCGTGATTGGGGTTCAATTAAACGAAATCCTCGTTGAGCACTTCCGGTGGAGTAAATATGAAATAGAGGAAAGAATCAAAAAGGCCCTGGAGAGTGTTATGTTAAAGAATCCCTTAGAAGTTATGAATAAGTTCCCACACCAATTATCAGGTGGAATGCTTCAGCGAATCATGATTGCTTTAGCACTCTTGTTAGAGCCAGACGTTATGATTGCTGATGAACCGACAACGGCACTGGATACAGTCTCACAATATGAAGTTGTCGAACAGCTTATTCATATACGTGAACGAATGGAATGTTCAATGATTTTTGTCTCCCACGATTTAGGCGTAGTTAAAAAAATAGCAGATGATGTTTTGGTTATGAAGGACGGGAGGATTGTTGAAAGAGGAGATATCCAACGTGTTTTTTCAGAAGTGACTCATGAATATACTCGATATTTAGTTTCTACAAGGCATGCCGTAAGTAGTCATTTTAAGAAAATAATGGGGAGAGTTTGA
- a CDS encoding ATP-binding protein, translating into MDIATKELLNNILFIIFPLLFVQIIYSPARTKMFEKIRIWLIPLLPASSIILCMLYPIADLHAFDFRTIPIIIAGLYGGFRLSFILFGIYMVFQLFFVTGFDYFLSFMFNLIFFSFVPLFSKRFIQATITMKLIISIGMAFAASILNLLFVRWRLGEMIDDGLAAEFIAGHMMVMIIVVLLIEMIVQNIFLEQRLIKAEKVEVASHLAASISHEIRNPLTASKGFMQLLYEDVPKSRHEYLNIAIQELNQAESVIRNYLTFAKPSLERPEAISVTDIVETVIGIAEPLAAEHEVKINYDQANLSIHVLGDRIRLQQALLNIVKNGIEAMPNGGELTIDLQMKDSVVTIEVKDTGIGMSTEQMNRLGEPYFSTKEKGTGLGMMVTYRIIQTMQGQIIVTSEKQKGTSFTVEIPVHERAS; encoded by the coding sequence GTGGACATTGCAACGAAAGAACTACTGAATAACATACTTTTTATTATTTTCCCTCTTTTATTTGTTCAAATCATCTATTCACCTGCGCGAACAAAAATGTTTGAGAAGATACGAATTTGGTTAATTCCACTTTTACCCGCTTCTTCAATCATTCTTTGTATGCTTTATCCGATTGCGGATTTACATGCGTTTGACTTCCGAACGATCCCTATCATTATTGCAGGGTTATATGGAGGTTTTCGTTTAAGCTTCATCTTGTTCGGAATTTATATGGTGTTTCAATTATTTTTTGTGACAGGTTTTGATTACTTTTTATCCTTTATGTTTAACCTCATTTTCTTTTCTTTCGTACCACTATTTTCAAAACGATTTATCCAGGCAACGATAACAATGAAATTAATAATTAGTATAGGAATGGCGTTTGCCGCATCAATTTTAAACCTATTGTTCGTTCGATGGAGATTAGGAGAGATGATTGACGACGGATTAGCTGCCGAATTTATAGCTGGTCATATGATGGTCATGATAATCGTTGTACTCCTGATCGAAATGATCGTACAAAATATATTCCTTGAACAGCGTTTAATTAAAGCAGAGAAAGTCGAAGTCGCGAGTCATTTAGCGGCCAGTATTTCCCACGAAATTCGCAACCCTTTGACGGCATCGAAAGGCTTCATGCAGCTTTTATATGAAGATGTTCCGAAGTCTCGACATGAGTATCTTAATATTGCCATTCAAGAATTGAATCAAGCTGAATCAGTCATTCGTAATTACTTAACCTTTGCAAAGCCGAGTTTAGAACGACCAGAAGCTATTTCTGTGACGGACATTGTTGAAACGGTAATTGGCATAGCCGAGCCATTAGCGGCGGAACATGAAGTGAAAATTAACTATGATCAGGCAAATTTATCGATTCATGTGCTAGGCGATCGAATTCGGCTACAACAAGCCCTTTTAAATATTGTGAAAAATGGGATTGAAGCGATGCCGAATGGAGGAGAACTGACGATTGACCTTCAGATGAAAGATTCAGTCGTTACGATTGAAGTCAAAGACACGGGCATTGGAATGAGTACGGAACAAATGAACCGATTAGGAGAGCCATACTTTTCGACAAAAGAAAAAGGTACAGGGCTTGGCATGATGGTTACGTATCGTATTATTCAAACGATGCAAGGGCAAATTATCGTAACGAGTGAAAAACAGAAAGGAACATCGTTCACCGTCGAAATCCCTGTACATGAACGAGCTTCTTAA